The Halomonas sp. HAL1 genome segment CGGCGCACTCGGTAATCCGCCCCGCGCAAGCGAAAATCAAGCGTAACTTCCGTTAGCAGCGTGGCGTTCGCTTGGTCACAGCGCATCTGAGAAGGTTCACGCTCATTACCCGTCGTTTGGCCATAGAGCGCAAAACATAACGCATCGAGAATCGAGCTCTTGCCCGCCCCGGTGGGCCCGTTAATCAAAAACAACGGGCTTCTACCAAGCGCGGTGAAATCAATAGTTTCCGTACCAGCGAAAGGGCCAAAGGCCTGCATGGTAAGGGTTAACGGCGTCATTCTTGGGCCTCATCGCGCTGCAGCTGGCTAATCAACTCGGCCATGGCACTAGCCTGCTTATCGCTCATGGCATCACCGCTGGTCTGAGTAAAGAAGTCACTAAACATATCTAGGGCATCAAAGCGTAACCGCTCGCGATCAAGTTGCTGAGTGCCTCGTGCTTCCAGCATGCCGGGCTTTTCCAGATGCAGCACATTGGGATACACCTCACGCAGCTTGCCCATAGGGTCGAGAATGGCGTGGCGATCGGTCAACCGCACTAGCAAGTAGTCATCTGCTTGTGCGTCCGTTCTTCCCTGGGCGATTAGCGTATCAATCTCACCCTCTAATACGCGCACTTCACGGCTGGGTATTAGCGGAATCTGTTCAATGTGCTTTATCCCGCTCGCGCCTACTTCCACCAGCGTGACGCCTTTGCTCTGACTGGCTTCTGAGAAGCTGTATTTGAGCAAGGAGCCGCTATAGCGAATATGTTCACCGCCGCGATACTGGGGGCCGTGCAGGTGACCAAGCGCCACGTAATCAAAGTGCCGCATAGGCTCCCAGGCCACGCTTTCGGCACCGCCTAACGTTAGCGGGCGCTCCGAATCAGACGCGCTGCCGCCATCTACAAAGCAGTGG includes the following:
- a CDS encoding exonuclease SbcCD subunit D, whose protein sequence is MRLLHTADWHLGRLFHNLSLLEDQRHVLNQLIEIIDRENVDAVLIAGDIYDRSVPPSAAVTLLDEVLHALCEVRKLPVIMISGNHDGAERLRFGARHLRQAGLHILSDLAEFATPVTLTIDGVEVDVFGIPYADPEHVRSLFNVEVRDFDAAHRYLVEQISERRHATRPCLLMSHCFVDGGSASDSERPLTLGGAESVAWEPMRHFDYVALGHLHGPQYRGGEHIRYSGSLLKYSFSEASQSKGVTLVEVGASGIKHIEQIPLIPSREVRVLEGEIDTLIAQGRTDAQADDYLLVRLTDRHAILDPMGKLREVYPNVLHLEKPGMLEARGTQQLDRERLRFDALDMFSDFFTQTSGDAMSDKQASAMAELISQLQRDEAQE